A region from the Bacteroidota bacterium genome encodes:
- a CDS encoding efflux RND transporter periplasmic adaptor subunit, whose protein sequence is MNAQVFQSFVCFGLLSLLAACGQKTAPETGEVSSQIAVEQKIFAEAGMDTVRLADTVFSDYLRCSGQVDVDPSGRVLISSLTGGVVSSFDVPEGQQVRKGSVLFYIESTEIADLQYDYLESQAQLQLLDTQLARARRLAQGDATSQRELQQAETAYATAKARHDALQLKMDLLKLKPATEGIAAKLAFRAPFDGIVAKRMAINGQHMAAEQAIVELIDDSRKTLQLQVIGSQRAQIEIGQKVLLTEAVGQMPDIEAEIRHISPVADPTTSAVGLIATFTKGDLRKLPVGAPVQAAILTRSRPVKYLPSTAIVPHEGKRFVLVLDKVADEMMYFSPVEVTTGQTMGALTEVLSAEKLPPKPVIGKGGFQLLQ, encoded by the coding sequence ATGAACGCACAGGTTTTTCAATCGTTTGTCTGCTTTGGCCTGCTTTCCCTGCTGGCCGCATGCGGGCAAAAAACAGCCCCCGAAACCGGTGAAGTCAGCTCACAGATTGCTGTCGAACAAAAGATATTTGCTGAGGCGGGAATGGATACGGTGCGCCTGGCCGATACGGTATTCAGCGATTATTTGCGTTGCTCCGGACAGGTGGATGTCGATCCATCAGGAAGAGTGCTCATCAGCAGCCTGACAGGCGGGGTGGTATCCAGTTTTGACGTGCCCGAAGGCCAGCAAGTGCGCAAAGGCAGCGTGCTGTTTTACATTGAAAGCACAGAAATTGCTGATTTGCAATACGATTACCTCGAATCTCAGGCACAGCTCCAATTACTCGATACCCAGCTGGCACGCGCCCGCCGTCTTGCCCAGGGCGATGCCACCAGCCAGCGCGAACTGCAACAGGCCGAAACAGCTTATGCCACAGCCAAAGCGCGACATGACGCATTGCAGCTTAAAATGGACCTGCTGAAGCTCAAACCGGCCACCGAAGGCATAGCGGCTAAACTGGCTTTTCGCGCCCCGTTCGACGGCATCGTGGCTAAAAGAATGGCAATCAACGGACAACATATGGCAGCCGAGCAGGCCATAGTGGAACTGATCGACGATTCAAGAAAAACCCTTCAATTGCAGGTGATTGGCTCGCAACGCGCCCAAATCGAAATCGGTCAAAAAGTATTGCTCACAGAAGCCGTAGGACAAATGCCGGACATCGAAGCGGAGATCAGGCATATTTCGCCTGTTGCCGATCCAACGACTTCCGCTGTGGGGCTCATTGCCACATTTACAAAAGGCGACCTCCGGAAACTGCCCGTCGGCGCGCCGGTACAGGCTGCCATCCTGACCCGTTCCAGGCCGGTGAAATACCTGCCTTCGACAGCCATTGTTCCCCATGAAGGCAAACGTTTTGTGCTGGTTCTGGACAAGGTAGCAGACGAAATGATGTATTTCTCCCCCGTGGAAGTGACTACCGGACAAACCATGGGTGCACTTACCGAGGTTCTCTCGGCCGAAAAGCTACCCCCAAAACCCGTGATTGGGAAAGGCGGATTCCAGCTGCTGCAATAA
- a CDS encoding CusA/CzcA family heavy metal efflux RND transporter, which yields MVELPKQQTRLKTIITFSLRYKTMVLLATASIALFGLYALFNLPIGAVPDVTTNQVQVITTTRNLSTADVERFITQPVEIEMANLPGLVELRSVSKFGLSVVTVVFDDRMGTYLPRQLIAERIQAAVENIPQGFGSPFMGPISTGLGEIYQYILEVDPEYQHLYTATDLRTIQDWVVKRQLSGIPGVVEVNTWGGLLKQYEVAVNPVRLRAAGVSITEIFDALERNNSLAGAGYIEKNQQAYFIRSEGLIENLDELREVVVARHGNLIVRLGDVAEIREGSATRFGAITANGEGEKVLGQVMMLKGSNSNEVIKAVNERVQQISGSLPPGIRINGFLERSKLISKTTTTIAENLILGFLIVMFVVVLLLGNWRSGLLVASVIPLSLLFAISMMYLFHIDANLMSLGAIDFGIIIDGTVIIVEYVAFQISRNAAELGLLAGKPLRRRMDEITGDATQKLSRSALFGQLIIIIVFIPILSLTGIEGKMFRPMAQVFVAALVGAMIFGFTYVPVMSALFLKPGGGHSLATRLIALLNKAYVPSINWALNHKKLVLGAALAVLLATGVQFVHLGAEFVPTLDEGDFVIQPVFKTGTTLSETIGMTTKIETILKSFPEVDQVVSRIGAAEVPTDPMSMEESDIIITLKPRKEWVTAKTKDELADAFKEALNVFPGVEIEFTQPIEMRFNELITGTRADVAIKIFGEDLEMLNNLAQRIKILVEDVEGIGDIVVEKTTGLPEYLIRLNRSQLARYGLTTDEANKVISIAFAGLKAGEVLEGERRFDLVLRYDKPFRKNDIDLANIMVPVGGGLEIPLSELAEIVPGEGPAKISRDNARRRVVVGINVRGRDMESVVQDVQQRISSSIVLPEGFTIAYGGQFENLRMARQRLSIAIPVALLLIFIMLHLAFGNFRDAILIFTAIPMAVVGGVWLLWLRGMPFSISAGVGFIALFGVAVLNGIVLIEHYHALSAKGITDLRTLIVRGASERMRPVLLTAMAAALGFLPMAISQSAGAEVQRPLATVVIGGLFTSTFLTLIVLPVLYCVIIQRSEKMFMSKKSIYTIILLMLVSSTVPAQSPGADLAVERALANNPGHQAIRKQLEAAEAAIPLALSPEKPIIYYSLDKNNLASNDLPLNVWGISQQIAWPGLITVRHQLAKTQYEKATLMLQKSAASLELDVRLAYNDWQYRHALQQIYERLSGIEKRVLELVTKRVDEGALTRLELLMAQANYNEIALALSEAGYQTQQSRKRLEALIGTDLDLPAPDSLVPMPFPDTASHQGVWNVWSDNLLKHNKLLLKSENRQWLPDLELEYFSGTNKLLHPTRIDGFKIGLSLPLWLFPATAQYKTGKLQMQSLELQLQQAQRLYDLQFFDLKQNLKMSGSHLRFARQQSLDLASKIENTALLAYENGDADLDTYLMALSKALKIRRTFSEAIHQYNKSVLEYMLLPIVNTFMEQ from the coding sequence ATGGTCGAATTACCCAAACAGCAAACCAGGTTGAAAACCATCATCACTTTTAGTTTGCGCTACAAGACGATGGTGCTTCTGGCCACCGCCTCGATTGCACTTTTTGGGCTGTATGCCTTGTTCAATCTGCCTATAGGCGCAGTTCCGGATGTTACCACCAATCAGGTGCAGGTGATAACGACCACGCGCAACCTAAGCACAGCCGATGTGGAGCGCTTTATCACCCAGCCTGTGGAAATTGAGATGGCCAACTTGCCTGGCCTGGTTGAGCTCAGGTCGGTATCCAAATTCGGTTTGTCGGTTGTCACAGTCGTTTTTGACGACAGGATGGGCACCTATCTGCCCCGTCAGCTTATTGCCGAACGCATCCAGGCCGCGGTCGAAAATATTCCGCAAGGCTTTGGCAGCCCGTTTATGGGTCCCATTTCGACCGGTCTTGGGGAGATCTACCAATACATCCTCGAGGTTGACCCTGAATATCAGCATCTTTACACAGCCACCGACCTGCGCACCATACAGGATTGGGTAGTAAAACGTCAGCTTTCGGGCATACCCGGGGTAGTGGAGGTGAATACCTGGGGCGGATTGCTGAAACAATACGAAGTGGCTGTCAATCCGGTCAGGCTCAGGGCTGCCGGCGTGAGCATCACTGAGATATTCGATGCCCTGGAGCGCAACAACAGCCTGGCCGGAGCAGGATATATCGAAAAAAACCAACAGGCTTACTTCATTCGTAGCGAAGGCCTGATCGAAAACCTCGACGAACTGCGCGAGGTGGTTGTTGCCAGGCACGGCAACCTGATTGTCAGGCTTGGCGATGTGGCCGAAATTCGCGAGGGCAGCGCCACCCGTTTCGGGGCCATCACCGCCAACGGAGAAGGCGAGAAAGTGCTCGGGCAGGTGATGATGCTCAAGGGCAGCAACTCCAATGAGGTGATTAAAGCGGTCAACGAAAGGGTTCAGCAAATTTCGGGCAGCCTGCCGCCCGGCATCCGGATCAACGGCTTCCTCGAGCGCAGCAAGCTGATCAGCAAAACCACCACTACCATAGCCGAAAACCTCATCCTTGGATTTTTGATTGTGATGTTTGTGGTGGTGTTGCTCCTTGGCAACTGGCGTTCGGGCCTGCTCGTGGCTTCGGTGATTCCGTTGAGCTTATTGTTTGCCATTTCGATGATGTATTTGTTTCATATTGATGCCAACCTCATGAGTCTGGGCGCTATCGACTTTGGCATCATCATCGACGGCACGGTCATCATTGTGGAGTATGTGGCGTTTCAGATCAGCCGCAATGCGGCCGAGCTGGGCCTGCTTGCAGGCAAGCCCTTGCGCCGGCGCATGGACGAGATCACGGGCGATGCCACGCAGAAGCTGAGCCGATCAGCCTTATTTGGCCAGTTGATCATCATCATTGTGTTTATCCCGATATTATCGCTCACCGGCATCGAAGGCAAGATGTTCCGACCGATGGCGCAGGTATTTGTGGCTGCGCTGGTGGGTGCCATGATTTTCGGATTTACCTACGTCCCTGTCATGTCGGCGCTTTTCCTGAAACCAGGCGGTGGTCATTCCCTGGCTACCAGGCTGATTGCCCTGCTCAACAAGGCTTATGTACCCAGCATCAACTGGGCTTTGAACCACAAAAAGCTTGTGTTGGGCGCTGCTTTGGCCGTGCTGCTTGCCACCGGAGTTCAGTTCGTTCATCTTGGAGCTGAGTTCGTTCCCACGCTCGACGAGGGCGATTTTGTGATTCAACCCGTCTTTAAAACCGGAACCACACTCAGCGAGACCATCGGGATGACCACAAAAATTGAGACCATACTGAAAAGCTTTCCCGAAGTGGATCAGGTGGTCAGCCGCATCGGGGCAGCCGAAGTGCCCACCGACCCCATGTCGATGGAAGAAAGCGACATCATCATTACCCTCAAACCCCGAAAAGAATGGGTGACAGCAAAGACCAAGGACGAACTGGCAGATGCATTCAAAGAAGCGCTGAATGTTTTTCCAGGTGTGGAGATCGAATTCACCCAACCGATTGAAATGCGTTTCAATGAACTGATTACGGGCACAAGAGCCGATGTAGCCATAAAAATATTTGGTGAAGACCTCGAGATGCTCAACAACCTTGCCCAGCGCATCAAAATCCTGGTGGAGGATGTGGAAGGTATTGGCGATATCGTGGTGGAAAAAACCACTGGTCTGCCTGAGTATCTTATTCGACTGAACAGGTCGCAGCTGGCCCGATATGGATTGACCACCGACGAAGCAAACAAAGTAATCAGCATCGCCTTTGCCGGACTCAAGGCGGGCGAGGTTCTTGAGGGCGAGCGGCGTTTTGATCTGGTATTGCGCTATGATAAACCTTTCAGAAAGAACGACATAGATCTTGCAAACATCATGGTTCCCGTGGGAGGAGGGCTTGAGATACCGCTATCAGAACTTGCCGAAATTGTGCCCGGTGAGGGGCCAGCCAAGATCTCGCGCGACAACGCCCGCCGCAGGGTAGTGGTGGGCATCAATGTGCGCGGACGCGACATGGAATCGGTGGTGCAGGACGTGCAACAACGCATTTCATCCTCCATCGTTCTGCCCGAAGGGTTCACTATAGCCTATGGCGGACAGTTTGAAAATCTCCGCATGGCAAGGCAGCGGCTCAGCATAGCCATACCGGTGGCGCTTTTGCTGATATTCATCATGCTGCACCTGGCTTTTGGCAACTTCCGCGACGCCATACTTATCTTTACCGCCATCCCCATGGCCGTGGTCGGAGGGGTTTGGCTGCTCTGGCTCAGGGGAATGCCCTTCAGCATTTCGGCCGGTGTGGGCTTTATTGCGCTTTTTGGAGTGGCCGTACTCAACGGCATAGTGCTGATCGAACACTATCATGCCCTGAGCGCCAAAGGCATCACCGATCTGCGCACACTCATCGTGCGGGGTGCAAGCGAACGGATGCGTCCGGTATTGCTCACCGCCATGGCAGCTGCACTGGGATTTCTGCCCATGGCCATCTCGCAATCGGCCGGAGCCGAAGTGCAACGCCCGCTGGCCACTGTAGTCATAGGCGGCTTGTTTACCTCCACATTTTTAACCCTTATCGTTCTGCCTGTGTTATACTGTGTTATTATCCAGCGCTCTGAAAAAATGTTTATGTCAAAAAAATCCATTTACACTATTATTCTGCTGATGCTTGTTTCCTCAACGGTTCCTGCCCAGTCACCCGGAGCCGACCTCGCCGTGGAGCGCGCACTGGCAAATAATCCGGGACATCAGGCAATACGCAAACAGCTTGAAGCAGCAGAAGCAGCCATCCCCCTGGCTTTGTCACCGGAAAAGCCCATAATTTACTATTCGCTCGACAAGAATAACCTGGCATCCAACGATCTGCCCCTTAATGTGTGGGGCATCAGCCAGCAGATCGCATGGCCGGGGCTGATAACGGTAAGGCATCAGTTGGCCAAAACGCAATACGAGAAGGCCACGCTCATGTTGCAAAAATCGGCCGCATCACTCGAGCTCGACGTGCGCCTGGCGTATAACGACTGGCAATACCGGCATGCCCTTCAGCAAATATACGAGCGGCTGTCCGGAATAGAAAAACGCGTGCTTGAGCTGGTAACCAAACGCGTGGACGAAGGTGCGCTCACCCGCCTCGAACTGCTGATGGCCCAGGCCAATTACAACGAGATTGCACTGGCGCTTTCCGAAGCGGGCTACCAAACGCAGCAATCCAGAAAAAGGCTCGAAGCCCTGATTGGCACAGACCTCGACCTGCCCGCACCCGACAGCCTCGTGCCTATGCCCTTCCCGGATACAGCTTCCCATCAGGGCGTTTGGAATGTATGGTCTGATAACTTATTGAAGCACAATAAACTCCTGCTAAAAAGCGAAAACAGGCAATGGCTGCCTGACCTGGAACTGGAATATTTTTCCGGAACCAACAAATTGCTCCATCCCACCAGGATCGACGGTTTTAAAATCGGGTTGAGCCTGCCACTGTGGCTGTTCCCGGCAACAGCCCAGTATAAAACAGGCAAACTGCAGATGCAATCGCTTGAACTGCAACTGCAACAGGCACAGAGGCTTTATGATTTGCAGTTTTTCGATCTAAAACAGAACCTGAAGATGTCGGGCAGCCACCTGCGCTTTGCCAGGCAGCAAAGCCTTGATCTGGCCTCAAAGATCGAAAATACAGCCTTATTGGCCTACGAAAACGGAGATGCCGACCTCGACACCTACCTCATGGCCTTGTCGAAAGCCCTGAAAATTCGCAGGACGTTCAGCGAGGCTATTCACCAATACAACAAAAGCGTCCTGGAATATATGTTGCTGCCAATTGTAAATACTTTTATGGAACAATGA
- a CDS encoding TonB-dependent receptor, with translation MKKYLFIVLLWPYFALAQQTLKLTIGPEKEALSHAHYVYGTQKGTANEQGIITLKPIEGASLEITHLSSGYQLIGPEELKSALAAGELQLARGTGYQLQPVTVIALRPSKPQQELLPVGYYGAIAHDAGAFLLSNPVVAGIRKSGAYGVDPVLRGFKYDQINIILDDGHTALAACPNRMDPPASQIPMNMTGSVEILKGPHVLRYGNTTGGTIHFRSNPPEFSDHLAPMARVTIGYESNGEIVRSELMAGINSRNIQAQLFGTVSQGGSYTSGKGDEIPAAFYRQSAGARISAKPAGNQLLQINVFNNRARDTDFPSLPMDLRSDNTWMLNLRHELESKEQTFKALRTQVNASMVDHVMDNLTRLINSRTMDARTLAQTSFAGFRSEGEFSFGKGVMFAGIDARSETSSGERTRKMLMGPMAGKEFKDNIWQDAVVNRSGLFAEYRQSFGAYNFVGAMRLEYLSARAGKADDKFSSTYTQLDANQLFPSLSAGASRLLNPNFSVSLWLSRSMRGAGIAERYINFLPIGLDPYEIVGNPSLKPEVNHQADIELQYRNKGLFAVVSIFGTLLNDYISQEKTDMQPRLPSSPGVRQFRNIDRASMTGFEFQLKSKLPASLTAGLQMAYVRGQNLSLEEPLPEIAPLDARIFLHGSYAKGKLTPELSLRTVGKQSRISNNFGETETPGFTLVDLAVSYQIANSFYLKLSGTNLLNENYYEHLSRAMRVTTPPTPLYAPGRSLNVLLNYRLN, from the coding sequence ATGAAAAAGTATTTGTTTATTGTGCTGCTGTGGCCCTATTTTGCCTTGGCACAGCAAACGCTGAAACTTACCATAGGCCCTGAAAAAGAGGCGCTTTCCCATGCACATTATGTGTACGGAACCCAGAAGGGAACAGCAAATGAACAGGGAATCATTACACTCAAACCTATTGAGGGTGCGAGCCTCGAAATCACACATCTGAGCTCGGGTTATCAGCTGATAGGCCCGGAAGAACTGAAAAGCGCACTTGCCGCCGGCGAGCTGCAGCTGGCCAGGGGAACCGGCTATCAGTTGCAACCGGTTACAGTGATCGCTTTGCGGCCGTCGAAGCCGCAACAGGAGCTGCTTCCGGTTGGTTATTATGGTGCCATTGCACACGATGCGGGGGCTTTTCTGCTCTCGAACCCGGTGGTGGCGGGCATACGAAAAAGCGGGGCATATGGGGTGGATCCGGTGCTACGCGGTTTCAAATACGATCAGATCAACATCATCCTCGACGACGGACATACTGCCCTGGCCGCGTGTCCGAACCGCATGGACCCTCCTGCCAGCCAGATCCCGATGAATATGACCGGTAGTGTGGAAATCCTTAAAGGTCCGCATGTGCTCCGTTATGGAAATACAACCGGAGGCACCATTCACTTCCGCAGCAACCCGCCGGAGTTTTCGGACCATCTGGCCCCCATGGCACGCGTGACGATTGGCTATGAGTCGAATGGTGAAATTGTACGCAGCGAGCTGATGGCTGGCATCAACAGCCGAAATATTCAGGCTCAGCTCTTTGGTACAGTTTCGCAGGGTGGCAGCTACACCTCGGGCAAGGGCGACGAAATCCCTGCCGCGTTTTATCGTCAAAGCGCGGGTGCCCGAATCTCGGCCAAACCCGCCGGCAATCAGCTGTTGCAAATCAACGTTTTCAACAACCGCGCCAGGGATACCGATTTTCCCTCGCTTCCCATGGACCTGCGTTCGGACAACACCTGGATGCTCAACCTGCGCCACGAATTGGAGAGCAAAGAACAGACTTTCAAGGCCTTGCGCACACAGGTAAATGCCAGCATGGTGGATCATGTGATGGACAACCTCACCCGCCTCATCAATTCCCGCACCATGGATGCCAGAACGTTGGCACAGACATCATTTGCCGGTTTTCGAAGCGAAGGGGAATTCAGCTTCGGAAAAGGAGTGATGTTTGCCGGCATCGACGCCCGCAGTGAGACATCCTCTGGCGAGCGTACGCGCAAGATGCTCATGGGACCAATGGCCGGAAAAGAATTCAAGGACAACATCTGGCAGGATGCTGTGGTCAACAGGTCAGGTTTGTTTGCCGAATACCGCCAGAGCTTTGGCGCATACAACTTTGTAGGAGCCATGCGGCTCGAATACCTGAGTGCCCGGGCCGGCAAAGCCGACGACAAGTTTAGCTCCACCTACACTCAACTTGATGCCAACCAGCTGTTTCCATCGCTGAGTGCCGGGGCTTCGCGGCTGCTGAATCCCAACTTTAGTGTTTCGCTCTGGCTGAGCCGCAGCATGCGCGGCGCGGGCATAGCCGAACGCTATATCAACTTCCTCCCCATCGGCCTCGATCCTTACGAAATTGTGGGCAATCCATCGCTGAAGCCCGAAGTGAACCACCAGGCAGATATTGAACTGCAATACCGAAACAAAGGACTGTTTGCCGTTGTAAGTATCTTCGGTACCCTACTAAATGATTACATCAGCCAGGAGAAAACGGACATGCAACCCAGGCTCCCTTCCTCACCCGGGGTGCGTCAGTTCCGGAACATCGACAGGGCCAGCATGACGGGTTTCGAGTTTCAGCTGAAGAGCAAACTGCCGGCCAGCCTGACCGCCGGCTTGCAGATGGCTTACGTGCGTGGCCAAAACCTCAGCCTGGAGGAACCCCTGCCTGAAATCGCCCCGCTGGATGCACGCATTTTTTTACACGGAAGCTATGCCAAAGGCAAACTCACACCTGAGCTAAGCCTGCGCACTGTTGGCAAACAAAGCCGCATTTCGAACAACTTTGGCGAAACCGAAACCCCCGGATTCACCCTGGTTGATCTTGCCGTTTCGTACCAAATTGCCAATAGCTTCTACCTCAAACTGTCGGGCACCAATCTGCTCAACGAAAATTACTACGAACACCTGAGCAGGGCCATGAGGGTGACCACGCCACCCACACCGCTCTATGCTCCGGGCCGGAGCCTGAATGTGCTGTTGAACTACCGCCTCAATTGA
- a CDS encoding nitronate monooxygenase, with protein MSTSKTTLAQMLGIRHPILVAPMFLISNVAMVKAALDAGATAAIPALNFRSPEEMTQAIKEIRRHSDKPFGINLIVNRSNPKYRAQLQALMAQPPDFVITSLGSPAEVIDKCKPLGIKVFCDVTNLEYAQKVEKLGADALIAVNNRAGGHCGPLAPETLMPLLNTHCSIPVIWAGGIALAGHVSEAQQLGAAGVSVGTVFIATHESPVSEDYKKALVEYGAKDIVLTTRLSGSHLTVIRTPYFEALGDKQTWLEHLYKQHKWVRKYLKMIIFASGMKKIEQAAFKATYKTIWVAGPSIEHVHAIRPLTEIVHELAKGWH; from the coding sequence ATGAGCACTTCAAAAACTACTTTGGCACAGATGCTGGGAATCCGGCACCCCATTTTGGTGGCACCCATGTTTCTCATTTCGAATGTTGCGATGGTGAAAGCGGCGCTGGATGCCGGAGCCACTGCGGCCATACCGGCGCTTAACTTCCGCAGCCCGGAGGAGATGACTCAAGCCATCAAAGAAATCCGCCGGCACAGCGACAAGCCTTTTGGCATCAATCTTATTGTCAACCGGTCGAATCCCAAATACCGCGCCCAGCTTCAGGCGCTTATGGCGCAACCCCCTGATTTTGTGATCACTTCGCTGGGCAGTCCTGCCGAAGTGATTGACAAATGCAAGCCGCTGGGCATCAAGGTGTTTTGCGATGTGACAAATCTTGAGTATGCACAAAAAGTAGAGAAACTGGGCGCCGATGCGCTGATTGCCGTAAACAACAGGGCCGGCGGACATTGCGGCCCGCTGGCGCCTGAAACGCTCATGCCGCTGCTAAACACCCATTGCTCAATTCCGGTGATCTGGGCCGGAGGAATTGCACTGGCAGGGCATGTCAGCGAGGCACAGCAGCTTGGTGCAGCAGGGGTTTCGGTGGGCACTGTATTCATAGCTACACACGAATCACCTGTGTCGGAGGACTATAAAAAGGCGCTGGTAGAATATGGCGCCAAAGACATTGTGCTGACCACCCGCCTCTCGGGCAGCCACCTCACTGTGATCCGCACACCTTACTTCGAAGCCCTGGGCGACAAACAAACCTGGCTCGAGCACCTCTACAAACAACACAAATGGGTACGTAAATACCTCAAAATGATCATCTTTGCTTCGGGCATGAAAAAAATTGAACAGGCCGCATTCAAAGCCACCTACAAAACCATTTGGGTGGCAGGCCCTTCAATTGAACATGTGCATGCCATCCGGCCACTGACCGAAATTGTACACGAATTGGCAAAAGGCTGGCATTGA
- a CDS encoding MarR family transcriptional regulator — MRISETIDYHIRGALFAMRRMYNIMAAELGTTQGVAYVLINVPHHGIAATSIAPMMGMSATSLTRLLKTMEQDGLIYRKKSTGDRRVVMVFLTEKGQQLRRKVRQVVIDFNKKLFAGLDPRDTEAFIRVCQLIRTEAGRLAEGYEVEDEEL; from the coding sequence ATGCGAATCAGCGAAACCATTGATTACCACATCCGCGGAGCTTTGTTTGCCATGAGGCGCATGTACAATATCATGGCGGCAGAGCTGGGCACCACCCAGGGCGTGGCCTATGTGCTGATCAACGTGCCTCACCATGGCATTGCTGCCACCAGCATCGCACCCATGATGGGCATGAGTGCCACCAGCCTGACGCGCCTGTTGAAAACCATGGAGCAGGATGGGTTGATCTACCGCAAAAAAAGTACCGGCGACCGACGTGTGGTCATGGTTTTTCTCACCGAAAAAGGTCAGCAGCTCCGGCGCAAGGTGAGGCAGGTGGTGATCGATTTCAATAAAAAGCTCTTTGCAGGTCTTGATCCCCGCGATACAGAGGCGTTCATCCGGGTATGCCAGCTCATTCGCACCGAAGCCGGCAGGCTGGCCGAAGGATATGAGGTGGAAGACGAAGAATTGTAG